One genomic segment of Oncorhynchus masou masou isolate Uvic2021 chromosome 16, UVic_Omas_1.1, whole genome shotgun sequence includes these proteins:
- the LOC135557794 gene encoding tRNA (adenine(58)-N(1))-methyltransferase non-catalytic subunit TRM6-like, whose translation MAENQGRYGYGSVMQMYPGGGPAKAGAESFGFPSHFHDMLHELPICHVNALLAGTLDTEAKDIDMLDRPMETSPT comes from the exons ATGGCAGAGAACCAGGGAAGATATG gcTATGGGTCAGTGATGCAGATGTACCCAGGAGGAGGCCCTGCGAAGGCGGGGGCAGAGAGCTTTGGCTTCCCCTCCCACTTCCACGATATGCTCCATGAGCTTCCCATCTGTCATGTCAACGCACTGCTGGCAGGGACACTGGACACGGAGGCTAAAGACATAGAC ATGCTGGACAGGCCAATGGAGACAAGTCCAACCTGA
- the LOC135557300 gene encoding fermitin family homolog 1-like, which produces MINTAEYGNTSWELSVQVDQRDGDEGMRFKLRVKGDLHIRGLMLKLVEKIKAPQDWSDHALWWDQRSCWLLKTHWTLDKYGVQADADLRYTPQHKPLCLQLPNMKTVKLTVSYSAVVFKTVVKICRALNIRRPEELSLLKPPDNPPKKKKMKKDKNPALEDILDMDIFNGGSGRTGSPLYSKTMVPTYDPENGTPASATSLWFGDNPLTSSQPNLPPVELAKMYQQLSMVDKAIINAGPAFYTAKDWYHICKMAISTEPLDFSNEPEIDEVEAALSNLEVTLGGKTDRILEDITDVPKLADSLKLFRPKRLALRSYKEYWFVFKDTTISYYKNKETASGEPIEQLHLRGCEVVPDVNVTDKKFGIKLLLPVADGMSEVYIRCDNEMQYAKWKAACTLASKGKTMAYSSYRSEVKNIQSFLQMKSLAPPPGQSAPDLDAMEMNAECFVSPRYTKRYKTKQLTTRILEAHQNIASLSLNEAKMRFIHAWQSLAEFGIKYYIVRFRGSKKDELMGISYNRLIRIDMSTGLPVTTWRFANMKQWNVNWEIRQVAIEFDQNVSIAFSCVSCDCKVVHEYIGGYIFLSTRSKDQNETLDEELFHKLTGGQE; this is translated from the exons ATGATAAACACGGCTGAGTATGGCAACACGTCGTGGGAGCTGTCAGTCCAGGTAgaccagagagatggagacgagGGCATGAGGTTTAAACTCCGAGTCAAGGGAGACCTGCACATTAGAGGACTCATGCTCAAACTGGTGGAGAAGATca AGGCCCCTCAGGACTGGTCAGACCATGCTCTGTGGTGGGACCAGAGGAGCTGTTGGCTGCTGAAGACTCACTGGACCCTGGACAAGTACGGTGTCCAGGCAGACGCTGACCTGCGCTACACTCCCCAGCACAAACCCCTGTGCCTGCAGCTGCCCAACATGAAGACGGTCAAACTCACCGTCAGCTACTCTGCCGTCGTCTTCAAGACCGTCGTAAAGATCTGCAGAGCACTCA acATCAGGAGGCCAGAGGAGCTGTCCCTGCTGAAGCCTCCAGATAACCCgcccaagaagaagaagatgaagaaagACAAGAACCCAGCGCTGGAAGACATCTTAGATATGGACATCTTCAATGGAGGCTCTGGGAGAACGG GCAGTCCCTTGTACAGTAAGACCATGGTGCCCACCTATGACCCAGAGAATGGGACTCCAGCCTCGGCCACCAGCTTATGGTTTGGGGACAACCCCCTGacctccagccagcccaacctgCCCCCTGTAGAGCTGGCCAAGATGTACCAGCAGTTGTCCATGGTGGACAAAGCCATCATCAACGCAGG ACCTGCCTTTTACACAGCTAAAGACTGG TATCACATATGTAAGATGGCGATTTCCACGGAACCTCTGGACTTCTCCAATGAACCGGAGATAGATGAAGTAGAGGCTGCCTTATCCAATCTAGAGGTCACACTTGGAGGAAAAACAGACAGAATATTG gaagaCATCACAGACGTTCCAAAGCTGGCAGACTCCCTTAAGCTGTTCAG GCCTAAAAGGCTGGCATTGCGTTCATATAAGGAGTACTGGTTTGTGTTTAAAGACACCACCATCTCCTACTACAAGAACAAAGAGACAGCCAGCGGAGAGCCAATAGAACAGCTGCATCTCCGAGGATGTGAGGTGGTCCCTGACGTCAATGTGACGGACAAGAAGTTTGGCATCAAGCTGCTGCTCCCAGTGGCTGATGGGATGAGCGAGGTCTACATCCGCTGTGACAAC GAGATGCAGTATGCCAAGTGGAAGGCAGCGTGTACTCTGGCCTCCAAGGGCAAGACCATGGCTTACAGCTCCTACAG GTCGGAGGTGAAGAACATCCAGTCGTTCCTGCAGATGAAGAGTCTGGCGCCCCCCCCTGGTCAGTCTGCTCCAGACCTGGATGCCATGGAGATGAATGCTGAGTGCTTTGTCTCTCCTAGATACACCAAGAGGTACAAGACCAAACAG CTGACAACAAGGATCCTGGAGGCCCACCAGAACATtgccagtctctctctcaatgaagctAAAATGCGCTTCATCCATGCCTGGCAGTCCCTGGCTGAGTTTGGTATCAAATACTACATTGTCAG gttcCGAGGCAGTAAGAAGGATGAGCTGATGGGTATCTCCTATAACCGTCTGATCCGTATTGACATGTCCACTGGCCTGCCCGTCACCACCTGGAGATTCGCCAACATGAAACAGTGGAATGTCAACTGGGAGATCAGACAG GTGGCCATAGAGTTTGACCAGAATGTGTCGATAGCCTTCTCCTGTGTGAGCTGTGACTGTAAGGTGGTCCATGAGTACATAGGAGGATACATCTTCCTCTCAACACGCTCCAAAGACCAGAACGAGACACTGGATGAGGAACTCTTCCACAAACTCACTGGAGGGCAGGAATGA